From the genome of Streptomyces sp. NBC_01116, one region includes:
- a CDS encoding FAD-dependent oxidoreductase, whose translation MTGTATVVGAGIGGLATAIGLRRAGWTVTVLERRAELERYGGAFGIHPTAQSALDRLGVGEALRDHAVPYRDAHIRTPDGTSIARLPLERIERKAGRPELLIPRFRLLDALVAALDTFGDVPLKLGERVTDVDGLAAGQDLVIGADGIRSAVRTARFGDRSGPRGIGTVAWIGTADFESPVHGETWGSGRFFGMTPVEPGRTNWYATVPEATTAEELRAAFAGWHDPVPRILDATDPAAWIRYDMLHLYPALPSFVAAAAAADARSASRTPAGARPAPVALVGDAAHAMTPNLGQGACTAILDADALSRAVAAAPPGPAGVAGALRAYDRERRRSAQRTAFGSRTLHRFMSTERTRLRDAAVRLLPG comes from the coding sequence ATGACAGGAACGGCGACCGTGGTGGGCGCGGGCATCGGCGGTCTGGCGACCGCGATCGGACTCCGCCGCGCGGGCTGGACGGTCACGGTGCTGGAGCGGCGCGCCGAACTGGAGCGGTACGGCGGGGCCTTCGGTATCCACCCCACCGCGCAGTCCGCACTCGACAGGCTCGGCGTGGGCGAAGCGCTGCGCGACCACGCCGTGCCCTACCGCGACGCGCACATCCGCACCCCGGACGGGACGTCGATCGCCCGCCTCCCGCTGGAGCGCATCGAGCGCAAGGCGGGCCGCCCCGAACTCCTCATCCCCCGCTTCCGCCTGCTCGACGCCCTGGTCGCCGCCCTCGACACCTTCGGCGACGTCCCGCTCAAGCTCGGCGAGCGGGTCACCGACGTGGACGGCCTCGCCGCCGGACAGGACCTGGTGATCGGCGCCGACGGCATCCGCAGCGCCGTTCGCACCGCCCGCTTCGGCGACCGCAGCGGCCCGCGCGGGATCGGCACCGTCGCCTGGATCGGCACCGCCGACTTCGAGAGCCCGGTGCACGGCGAGACCTGGGGCAGCGGCCGGTTCTTCGGGATGACCCCGGTCGAACCGGGCCGCACCAACTGGTACGCCACCGTCCCCGAGGCCACCACCGCCGAGGAGCTGCGCGCCGCCTTCGCCGGCTGGCACGACCCGGTCCCGCGCATCCTGGACGCCACCGACCCGGCCGCCTGGATCCGTTACGACATGCTCCACCTGTACCCGGCGCTGCCCAGCTTCGTCGCCGCTGCCGCTGCCGCCGACGCCCGGTCCGCGTCCCGTACCCCCGCCGGCGCCCGGCCCGCACCCGTCGCGCTGGTCGGCGACGCGGCCCATGCGATGACGCCCAACCTCGGCCAGGGCGCCTGTACCGCGATCCTCGACGCGGACGCCCTGAGCCGCGCGGTGGCCGCCGCACCCCCGGGTCCCGCGGGCGTCGCGGGGGCCCTGCGCGCCTACGACCGGGAGCGCCGCCGCAGCGCCCAGCGGACGGCCTTCGGCTCGCGGACCCTGCACCGCTTCATGAGCACGGAACGAACCCGGCTGCGGGACGCGGCGGTACGGCTGCTGCCGGGGTGA
- a CDS encoding ABC transporter ATP-binding protein — MPKMPAERTDRSAVRSLLRLWPYVRPVRVRLFTAAFVAILASCLGLVIPLVLKWMVDGPVADRDPGGVWLGALYLLLLGIAEALLFGFRRWLVARPLAGVEASMRADLYRHLQRLPVAFHDRWASGQLLSRGTTDLMLLRMFLAFPLTFLVVNATTILVGFVLLFAQDWTLGLVLLAPAVPLMILCSLFETKYSVVARRAQDQVGDLTTVVEESVLGIRIVKGFGRHRSQARAFRALSHRLRTTELGKARLLAGIWALITAIPELAIGAALVLGTIQVADGTLSAGTLVAFLSTALALRWPVESIGFLLAMSQESATATDRYFEVMDVAEEPGAVAVRESAPATGPGMVFEGVEVRYPDADPGSPPVLAGIDLHVRPGETLALVGGTGSGKTTLTALVPRLHEVTGGRITLDGEDIATMERSRLRELVSVAFEEPTLFSATVGENVTMGAAGADEEQVRRALSVAQADFVHALPRGLDTEVGEQGLSLSGGQRQRLALARAVVGEPRFLVLDDPLSALDVHTETLVEAALRRVLERTTAVVVAHRPSTVMLADRVALLSGGRIAAVGTHQELLRDSAEYAWLMSGTGDEPVPGPPVARAGDAPAGPVDASADPRPAASVSAPVQQVPAEEGSAR, encoded by the coding sequence ATGCCCAAAATGCCTGCAGAGCGCACGGACCGGTCCGCCGTGCGCTCCCTCCTGCGCCTGTGGCCCTATGTCCGACCCGTGCGGGTGCGCCTGTTCACGGCCGCCTTCGTGGCGATCCTGGCGTCCTGCCTGGGGCTGGTGATCCCGCTGGTCCTGAAGTGGATGGTGGACGGTCCCGTCGCCGACCGCGATCCGGGCGGGGTGTGGCTGGGGGCGCTGTACCTGCTGCTGCTGGGCATCGCGGAGGCGCTGCTGTTCGGGTTCCGGCGCTGGCTGGTGGCGCGTCCGCTGGCCGGGGTCGAGGCGTCGATGCGGGCGGATCTCTACCGCCATCTGCAACGGCTGCCGGTCGCGTTCCACGACCGCTGGGCCTCGGGTCAGCTGCTGTCGCGCGGGACGACGGACCTGATGCTGCTGCGGATGTTCCTGGCGTTCCCGCTGACCTTCCTGGTCGTCAACGCGACCACGATCCTGGTCGGTTTCGTCCTCCTGTTCGCCCAGGACTGGACGCTCGGTCTGGTGCTGCTGGCGCCCGCGGTGCCGCTGATGATCCTGTGCTCGCTGTTCGAGACGAAGTACTCGGTGGTCGCGCGCCGGGCCCAGGACCAGGTCGGCGACCTCACCACGGTCGTCGAGGAGAGCGTGCTGGGCATCCGCATCGTCAAGGGCTTCGGCCGGCACCGCAGCCAGGCGCGGGCGTTCCGGGCGCTGTCGCACCGGCTGCGCACCACGGAGCTGGGCAAGGCCCGGCTGCTCGCCGGGATCTGGGCGCTGATCACCGCGATCCCGGAGCTGGCGATCGGCGCGGCGCTGGTGCTGGGCACCATCCAGGTGGCGGACGGGACGCTGTCCGCGGGCACGCTGGTGGCGTTCCTGTCCACGGCGCTCGCGCTGCGCTGGCCGGTGGAGTCGATCGGCTTCCTGCTGGCGATGAGCCAGGAGTCGGCGACCGCGACCGACCGGTATTTCGAGGTGATGGACGTGGCGGAGGAGCCCGGGGCCGTCGCCGTTCGGGAGAGCGCGCCGGCCACCGGCCCCGGGATGGTGTTCGAGGGCGTCGAGGTCCGCTACCCGGACGCGGATCCGGGCTCGCCACCGGTCCTCGCCGGGATCGATCTGCACGTCCGGCCCGGCGAGACGCTCGCCCTGGTCGGGGGTACGGGGTCGGGCAAGACGACACTCACCGCTCTGGTGCCCCGGCTGCACGAGGTGACCGGCGGCCGGATCACGCTGGACGGCGAGGACATCGCCACGATGGAGCGTTCGCGGCTGCGGGAGCTGGTCTCGGTGGCGTTCGAGGAGCCGACGCTGTTCTCCGCGACGGTCGGCGAGAACGTGACGATGGGCGCGGCGGGCGCGGACGAGGAGCAGGTGCGCCGGGCGCTGTCGGTGGCCCAGGCCGACTTCGTGCACGCGCTGCCGCGGGGGTTGGACACCGAGGTCGGAGAGCAGGGCCTGAGCCTGTCCGGCGGCCAGCGCCAGCGCCTCGCGCTGGCCCGCGCCGTGGTCGGGGAGCCGCGCTTCCTGGTGCTGGACGACCCGCTGTCCGCGCTGGACGTGCACACGGAGACGCTGGTGGAGGCCGCACTGCGGCGGGTCCTGGAGCGGACGACCGCGGTGGTCGTGGCGCACCGCCCCTCCACCGTGATGCTGGCCGACCGGGTGGCGCTGCTGTCGGGGGGCCGGATCGCCGCGGTCGGCACCCATCAGGAGCTGCTGCGCGACAGCGCGGAGTACGCCTGGCTGATGTCGGGCACGGGGGACGAGCCCGTTCCCGGGCCGCCTGTCGCCCGTGCGGGAGACGCGCCCGCCGGCCCGGTGGACGCCTCCGCCGACCCGCGCCCCGCCGCTTCGGTGAGCGCACCCGTCCAGCAGGTCCCCGCCGAGGAGGGCAGTGCCCGATGA
- a CDS encoding ABC transporter ATP-binding protein, translating to MTTTTDDASLPAADDDGPPRSRTAPERGRADDPFDQDDLPAPPGATRALLFSLLAPMRGRVAVSALLLLIQQVAMQAGPLLVAYAIDSGVPAFRDHDYGPLVAVAIGYAVCSVGAGVLQYAFIRAAARINQDVLLDLRGRIFRHAQALSVDFHERYTSGRLISRSTTDVESLRELLSEGLQELIGVVLSFVSIALVLLWLDLGIGAIATLSFVPLYLMVRLYRRRASVAFTARSTAIAAVIVKFAETMNGIRPVQAFRRERSNDAVFTTLNTRHERANGDAMLEMARYVIGSRLIANTAVAGMVLWGAYRVADGTLALGVLAAAVLYLRRLYDPIDRLGMFLNSYESAAASLAKIAGLLAQTPNVPETDRPKELPPRPGGLPGREVTFDGVRFAYRTGGEVLPTFDLHIPAGRTVAVVGSTGAGKSTLAKLLARFYDPTEGRVLLDGTDLRDLDTAELRRGVVMVTQEAFLFSGTVAENIAIGRPDATREEIEHAAKAIGAHDFIAALPDGYDTDVRKRGGRISAGQRQLVAFARALLANPAVLILDEATSSLDVPGERAVQRAMDTVLHGRTAVVIAHRLSTVEIADRVLVMEHGRIVEDGAPAELIGGTGRFAGLHRTWKDSLA from the coding sequence ATGACCACGACCACCGACGACGCCTCGCTCCCGGCCGCCGACGACGACGGCCCGCCGAGGAGCCGGACCGCGCCCGAGCGAGGGCGCGCCGACGACCCGTTCGACCAGGACGACCTGCCCGCGCCGCCCGGGGCGACCAGGGCGCTGCTGTTCTCGCTGCTGGCCCCGATGCGCGGCCGGGTCGCGGTGTCGGCCCTGCTCCTGCTGATCCAGCAGGTCGCGATGCAGGCGGGCCCGCTGCTGGTGGCGTACGCCATCGACAGCGGGGTTCCGGCGTTCCGGGACCACGACTACGGGCCGCTGGTGGCGGTCGCGATCGGCTACGCGGTGTGCTCCGTCGGCGCGGGCGTCCTCCAGTACGCCTTCATCAGGGCGGCCGCGCGGATCAACCAGGACGTGCTGCTCGATCTGCGCGGCCGGATCTTCCGGCACGCGCAGGCGCTCAGCGTCGACTTCCACGAGCGCTACACCTCGGGCCGGCTGATCTCGCGCTCCACGACGGATGTGGAGTCGTTGCGGGAGCTGCTGAGCGAGGGGCTCCAGGAACTGATCGGCGTGGTCCTGTCGTTCGTGTCGATCGCGTTGGTGCTGCTCTGGCTGGACCTGGGGATCGGCGCGATCGCCACGCTCTCCTTCGTACCGCTGTATCTGATGGTCCGCCTGTACCGGCGGCGGGCGTCCGTCGCGTTCACGGCCCGGTCGACGGCGATCGCGGCGGTGATCGTGAAGTTCGCGGAGACGATGAACGGCATCCGCCCGGTCCAGGCGTTCCGCCGCGAGCGGAGCAACGACGCCGTCTTCACCACGCTGAACACCCGCCACGAACGGGCGAACGGCGACGCGATGCTGGAGATGGCCCGCTATGTCATCGGTTCGCGGCTGATCGCGAACACGGCGGTGGCCGGGATGGTCCTCTGGGGCGCCTACCGGGTGGCGGACGGCACGCTGGCGCTCGGGGTGCTGGCGGCGGCGGTGCTGTATCTGCGCCGGCTGTACGACCCGATCGACCGGCTGGGGATGTTCCTCAACTCCTACGAGTCGGCGGCCGCTTCGCTGGCGAAGATCGCCGGCCTGCTGGCCCAGACGCCGAACGTCCCGGAGACCGACCGGCCGAAGGAACTGCCGCCGCGCCCGGGCGGCCTCCCGGGCCGGGAGGTCACGTTCGACGGGGTGCGGTTCGCCTACCGTACGGGCGGCGAGGTGCTGCCCACCTTCGACCTGCACATCCCGGCGGGCCGGACGGTGGCGGTCGTGGGGTCGACGGGCGCGGGCAAGTCGACGCTGGCGAAGCTGCTCGCCCGCTTCTACGACCCGACCGAGGGCCGGGTCCTGCTGGACGGCACCGACCTGCGCGATCTGGACACCGCCGAGCTGCGGCGGGGCGTGGTGATGGTGACGCAGGAGGCGTTCCTGTTCTCCGGGACGGTCGCGGAGAACATCGCGATCGGCCGCCCGGACGCCACCCGCGAGGAGATCGAGCACGCCGCGAAGGCGATCGGCGCCCACGACTTCATCGCCGCCCTGCCGGACGGCTACGACACGGACGTGCGCAAGCGGGGCGGGCGCATCTCGGCGGGCCAGCGGCAGTTGGTCGCGTTCGCCCGGGCCCTGCTGGCGAATCCGGCGGTGCTGATCCTGGACGAGGCGACCAGCTCGCTGGACGTCCCCGGCGAGCGGGCCGTGCAGCGGGCCATGGACACGGTGCTGCACGGTCGTACGGCGGTGGTGATCGCCCACCGGCTCTCCACGGTGGAGATCGCGGACCGGGTGCTGGTGATGGAGCACGGCCGGATCGTGGAGGACGGCGCACCCGCGGAACTGATCGGCGGGACCGGGCGGTTCGCGGGGCTGCACCGGACGTGGAAGGACAGCCTGGCCTGA
- a CDS encoding response regulator gives MTENAARTISLVVVDDHPVVRDGLRGMFAAAPGFEVLGEASNGVDALTAVERLDPDVVLMDLRMPGGGGVAAIAELTRRGARSKVLVLTTYDTDSDTLPAIEAGATGYLLKDAPREELFAAVRAAADGRGVLSPAVASRLMTRVRTPAGPAETSLSAREREVLVLVARGTTNREIAAELFISEATVKTHLTHVFAKLGAKDRAAAVAVGYDRGILG, from the coding sequence ATGACCGAGAACGCCGCCCGCACCATCAGCCTCGTCGTCGTCGACGACCACCCGGTCGTCCGGGACGGACTGCGCGGCATGTTCGCCGCCGCACCCGGATTCGAGGTCCTCGGCGAGGCGTCGAACGGCGTCGACGCCCTCACGGCCGTCGAACGCCTCGACCCCGACGTCGTCCTGATGGACCTGCGGATGCCCGGCGGCGGGGGAGTGGCGGCCATCGCGGAGCTGACCCGGCGCGGCGCGCGCTCGAAGGTCCTGGTGCTGACCACGTACGACACCGACTCCGACACCCTGCCCGCGATCGAGGCGGGCGCGACCGGCTACCTCCTCAAGGACGCGCCGCGCGAGGAGCTGTTCGCGGCCGTCCGGGCCGCAGCCGACGGGCGCGGCGTCCTGTCGCCCGCCGTCGCCTCCCGGCTGATGACCCGGGTCCGCACCCCCGCCGGCCCCGCCGAGACGTCCCTGTCGGCCCGCGAGCGCGAGGTGCTGGTCCTGGTGGCGCGGGGCACCACCAACCGGGAGATCGCCGCCGAGCTGTTCATCAGCGAGGCGACCGTGAAGACCCACCTCACCCATGTCTTCGCCAAACTGGGCGCCAAGGACCGGGCCGCCGCCGTCGCCGTCGGCTACGACCGGGGCATCCTCGGCTGA
- a CDS encoding histidine kinase translates to MTLPPRFSYPSGATGPRTIEDRWEQFYRYGPYAVLTLSALVGGVAADLIMTRTEMYVAGVLVVAAYGLQFWWGRARPRTAPGAPAGVAYYGARTVLAFALSWLNPFFAVYAALNYFDVEPLLPKRFVRVGLLITAVTLAGSQSGGLPPASLMNWVAFCVLYIVNATLALFFWHVGMREEEKARIQVETIAELERTNVRLERAMAENAALHAQLLVQAREAGVDDERRRLAAEIHDTLAQGLTGIIAQLQVVTSLTDRDPGTARVHLERAAALARHSLGEARRSVHNLAPVALEHDELAGALEKTVADWAEQHRVRADFTVTGTVEPVHDEIAATLLRIAGEALANAGRHAGASRVGVTLSFMDDELALDVRDDGRGFDPAAAAPADRTGGFGLGGMRARAERIAGAVEVESEPGGGTAVSARVPLVRHPLNSTAAAPGQTPPTRRTVRS, encoded by the coding sequence ATGACGTTGCCGCCCCGCTTCTCGTACCCGTCGGGTGCGACAGGGCCCCGCACCATCGAGGACCGCTGGGAGCAGTTCTACCGGTACGGTCCCTACGCCGTCCTCACCCTGTCCGCCCTCGTCGGGGGCGTCGCCGCCGACCTGATCATGACCCGTACCGAGATGTACGTCGCCGGGGTCCTCGTCGTGGCGGCGTACGGGCTCCAGTTCTGGTGGGGCCGGGCCCGCCCGCGTACCGCTCCCGGCGCCCCGGCCGGGGTGGCCTACTACGGCGCCCGGACCGTCCTGGCCTTCGCGCTGTCCTGGCTCAACCCATTCTTCGCGGTCTACGCGGCGCTCAACTACTTCGACGTCGAGCCCCTGCTGCCCAAGCGCTTCGTCCGCGTCGGGCTGCTCATCACCGCCGTCACCCTGGCCGGTTCGCAGAGCGGAGGCCTGCCGCCCGCCTCGTTGATGAACTGGGTCGCCTTCTGCGTGCTCTACATCGTCAACGCCACCCTCGCCCTCTTCTTCTGGCACGTCGGCATGAGGGAGGAGGAGAAGGCCCGCATCCAGGTCGAGACCATCGCCGAGCTGGAGCGCACCAACGTCCGGCTGGAGCGGGCCATGGCGGAGAACGCGGCCCTGCACGCCCAACTCCTCGTCCAGGCCCGGGAGGCCGGGGTCGACGACGAGCGGCGCCGGCTCGCCGCCGAGATCCACGACACCCTCGCCCAGGGCCTCACCGGGATCATCGCCCAGCTCCAGGTCGTCACCTCCCTGACGGACCGCGATCCGGGGACCGCCCGCGTCCACCTGGAGCGGGCCGCCGCGCTCGCCCGCCACAGCCTCGGCGAGGCCCGCCGCTCCGTGCACAACCTGGCCCCCGTCGCCCTGGAGCACGACGAGTTGGCCGGAGCGCTGGAGAAGACCGTCGCCGACTGGGCCGAACAGCACCGCGTCCGGGCCGACTTCACCGTCACCGGCACCGTCGAACCGGTCCACGACGAGATCGCCGCCACCCTGCTGCGCATCGCGGGCGAGGCCCTCGCCAACGCCGGCCGGCACGCCGGGGCCTCCCGGGTCGGGGTCACGCTGTCCTTCATGGACGACGAACTGGCCCTGGACGTACGGGACGACGGGCGCGGCTTCGACCCTGCGGCCGCGGCCCCGGCCGACCGCACCGGCGGCTTCGGCCTCGGCGGGATGCGGGCCCGCGCGGAGCGCATCGCGGGCGCGGTCGAGGTGGAGTCGGAACCGGGTGGCGGCACGGCGGTATCGGCCAGGGTCCCCCTGGTCAGGCACCCCCTGAACAGCACCGCGGCGGCCCCTGGCCAGACACCTCCGACCCGCCGTACGGTGCGGTCATGA
- a CDS encoding ABC transporter ATP-binding protein codes for MAIIEVNGVRKTYAGRAVVDGVSFSVDEGEIFGILGPNGAGKTTTVECVEGLRIPDAGAIRVAGLDPVADHDRVTRLLGAQLQESELQAKLTVREALELYTAFYPAPADWRPLAERLGLADRLTTRFAKLSGGQKQRLFIALALIGGPKVVVLDELTTGLDPRARRDTWKLIEEIRDSGVTVLLVTHFMEEAQRLCDRIAVIDRGKVVALDTPSGLIRQAAGSTVISFVPSQVLTGPALGRLTALPGIASVTPPDREGALTLHGTDETFTPFVALLAELGVTARQLRITETSLDEAFLDLTGQDA; via the coding sequence ATGGCAATCATCGAAGTCAACGGGGTACGCAAGACCTATGCGGGGCGTGCCGTGGTCGACGGCGTCTCCTTCTCCGTCGACGAGGGGGAGATCTTCGGCATCCTCGGCCCCAACGGGGCGGGCAAGACCACCACCGTCGAATGCGTGGAGGGCCTGCGCATCCCCGACGCGGGCGCCATCAGGGTCGCCGGGCTCGACCCCGTCGCCGACCACGACCGGGTCACGCGGCTGCTCGGCGCCCAGCTCCAGGAGAGCGAGCTCCAGGCCAAACTGACCGTACGGGAGGCGCTGGAGCTCTACACCGCCTTCTATCCGGCCCCCGCCGACTGGCGGCCGCTCGCGGAGCGGCTCGGCCTGGCGGACCGGCTCACCACCCGCTTCGCCAAGCTGTCCGGCGGCCAGAAGCAGCGCCTGTTCATCGCCCTCGCCCTGATCGGCGGTCCGAAGGTCGTCGTGCTCGACGAGCTGACCACCGGCCTCGACCCGCGCGCCCGCCGCGACACCTGGAAGCTCATCGAGGAGATCCGCGACAGCGGGGTGACCGTCCTGCTCGTCACCCACTTCATGGAGGAGGCCCAGCGCCTCTGCGACCGGATCGCCGTCATCGACCGGGGCAAGGTCGTCGCCCTGGACACCCCGAGCGGGCTGATCCGGCAGGCGGCCGGCTCCACGGTCATCTCCTTCGTGCCCTCCCAGGTGCTCACCGGTCCCGCCCTCGGCCGGCTCACCGCGCTTCCCGGCATCGCTTCCGTGACCCCGCCCGACCGCGAGGGGGCGCTCACGCTGCACGGCACCGACGAGACGTTCACCCCGTTCGTCGCCCTGCTCGCCGAACTCGGCGTCACCGCCCGGCAGCTGCGCATCACCGAGACCAGCCTCGACGAAGCCTTCCTCGACCTCACCGGACAGGACGCCTGA
- a CDS encoding ABC transporter permease, which produces MQTETTTASATAPTPRVTRRRGPAAAVLIAETRLFLREPGNLFWIFAFPSVLLVILGFIPAFKEAQDDLGGRRVIDLYVPISILLALITAAVQAMPPVLTAYRERGILRRMSATPVRPSALLGAQILLHGAACLASAVLVTAVGRIAYGVALPEQLPGYLLALLLAVAAVLTLGSMICALSRTTKAATAFGTGAYLVMMFSAGVWLPVQTMPDALRRIVEITPLGAASQALEQAASGSWPGWIHLLVLALWTAALGTAAGRLFRWQ; this is translated from the coding sequence ATGCAGACCGAGACCACCACCGCATCTGCCACCGCCCCCACGCCCCGCGTCACCCGACGACGCGGCCCCGCGGCCGCCGTCCTGATCGCCGAGACCCGGCTCTTCCTCCGCGAACCGGGCAACCTGTTCTGGATCTTCGCCTTCCCCTCCGTTCTCCTGGTGATCCTCGGCTTCATCCCCGCCTTCAAGGAGGCGCAGGACGACCTCGGCGGACGGCGCGTCATCGACCTGTACGTCCCCATCTCGATCCTGCTCGCCTTGATCACGGCGGCGGTCCAGGCGATGCCGCCGGTCCTCACCGCCTACCGCGAGCGCGGCATCCTGCGCCGGATGTCCGCCACTCCGGTGCGGCCCTCCGCCCTGCTCGGTGCCCAGATCCTGCTGCACGGCGCGGCCTGCCTCGCCTCCGCAGTCCTCGTCACCGCCGTCGGCCGGATCGCCTACGGGGTCGCGCTGCCCGAACAGCTCCCCGGCTATCTGCTGGCGCTGCTGCTCGCCGTCGCCGCCGTGCTGACCCTGGGCTCCATGATCTGCGCCCTGTCCCGGACGACGAAGGCGGCCACCGCGTTCGGCACGGGCGCCTACCTCGTGATGATGTTCAGCGCCGGGGTGTGGCTGCCCGTCCAGACGATGCCCGACGCCCTGCGCCGCATCGTGGAGATCACCCCGTTGGGAGCCGCCTCCCAGGCGCTGGAGCAGGCCGCGTCCGGGAGCTGGCCGGGCTGGATCCACCTTCTGGTCCTCGCCCTGTGGACCGCGGCTCTGGGCACCGCGGCCGGTCGACTCTTCCGGTGGCAGTGA
- a CDS encoding TetR/AcrR family transcriptional regulator — translation MNPDRRDRLRDAAVEVLAGEGGRGLTHRAVDRAAEVPPGTAKNYFPTRDAVLRAAAERCLEQYLALTERLASTPGPADREGLTALFRSLLENVAGPGRSRLLAVLELQAEATRRPWLSGILDPMASGDFVGMELAQRSAGLPVTPQRAAVVTLALHAAIPHLLTNGPATLAAAGLDDVDRFVRDLLDAVYPTDASG, via the coding sequence GTGAATCCGGACCGGCGGGACCGGCTGCGGGACGCGGCCGTGGAGGTGCTGGCCGGGGAAGGCGGGCGCGGACTGACCCACCGGGCCGTGGACCGGGCGGCCGAGGTGCCGCCGGGCACCGCCAAGAACTACTTCCCGACCAGGGACGCGGTGCTCCGCGCGGCGGCGGAGCGGTGCCTGGAGCAGTACCTCGCCCTCACCGAGCGGCTGGCCTCGACTCCGGGGCCGGCGGACCGCGAGGGCCTGACGGCCCTCTTCCGCTCACTCCTGGAGAACGTCGCGGGGCCGGGCCGCTCCCGGCTGCTGGCGGTGCTGGAGCTCCAGGCCGAGGCGACCCGGCGCCCCTGGCTGTCCGGCATCCTCGACCCGATGGCGAGCGGTGACTTCGTGGGCATGGAGCTGGCCCAGCGCTCCGCCGGACTGCCCGTCACCCCGCAGCGGGCCGCCGTCGTCACCCTCGCGCTGCACGCGGCGATCCCGCACCTGCTGACGAACGGCCCGGCCACGCTCGCGGCGGCGGGGCTGGACGACGTGGACCGCTTCGTACGCGACCTCCTGGACGCGGTGTATCCGACGGACGCGAGCGGCTGA